In a single window of the Cucurbita pepo subsp. pepo cultivar mu-cu-16 chromosome LG18, ASM280686v2, whole genome shotgun sequence genome:
- the LOC111780327 gene encoding heat stress transcription factor C-1-like — translation MEVNCGNDIVAPFILKTYQMVNDPLTDTSITWGSANNSFVVLDPLHFSHTLLPAFFKHNNFSSFIRQLNTYGFRKVDPDRWEFANEWFLRGQYHLLRNIVRRKHCSNSAVKLVGVGGDMSDEDLVSEIGRLRKEQRALEHQLQAMKKRLETTEKRPHQMMAFLHKVVEDPEILPRIMLHRDPTHRFQIPDKKRRFMTSPSSSSPSTASFDTDEIEDDPTRPEVSGPWFLEDPAAFGVPAVAPMDIGISSSGGEMKYLTEMTVGAVEESRPPPPYPFSLFGCGF, via the exons ATGGAGGTTAATTGCGGAAACGACATTGTTGCACCTTTTATTTTGAAGACTTATCAGATGGTCAACGATCCCCTTACCGACACTTCCATTACTTGGGGCTCTGCTAATAACAGCTTCGTCGTTCTCGACCCTCTCCATTTCTCTCATACCCTCTTGCCTGCTTTTTTCAAGCATAATAACTTCTCCAGCTTCATCCGACAGCTCAATACTTAC GGGTTTCGGAAGGTAGATCCGGATCGATGGGAATTCGCGAACGAGTGGTTTCTACGGGGCCAATACCACTTACTCAGAAACATTGTGAGGAGAAAACACTGTAGTAATTCCGCCGTCAAATTGGTTGGAGTTGGGGGGGATATGTCGGATGAGGATTTGGTGTCGGAGATTGGGAGGTTGAGGAAAGAACAGAGGGCTCTGGAACACCAGCTCCAAGCGATGAAGAAACGCCTGGAAACCACCGAGAAACGCCCCCACCAAATGATGGCGTTTCTTCATAAAGTCGTGGAGGACCCTGAAATTCTGCCCCGGATCATGCTCCACCGGGATCCCACCCACCGCTTCCAAATCCCCGATAAGAAGAGGCGTTTCATGACTTccccttcttcctcttcccccTCCACCGCTTCCTTCGACACCGACGAAATCGAAGACGACCCCACCCGCCCCGAGGTGTCGGGGCCTTGGTTTCTGGAAGACCCGGCTGCGTTTGGAGTTCCGGCAGTGGCGCCGATGGATATTGGTATAAGCAGTAGCGGCGGAGAGATGAAATATTTGACGGAAATGACAGTGGGGGCAGTGGAGGAGAGTCGCCCACCACCGCCTTATCCATTTTCTCTTTTCGGGTGTGGATTTTAG
- the LOC111780330 gene encoding kinesin-like protein KIN-13B has translation MNATGRQISRSNPSVHHKRQHSDNAIDAFYSYGRSNLSHDFGSRASRGMQRSFNDLGSADALTPQARSRSSSMRKNADEMLLPTHYSPGLLDLHAFDTELLPEAAYNDSEPLFAASKLPNRPGGASDNNLLKSISVDKERTNNVAKIKVVVRKRPLNKKEMTKKEEDIITIERMPNSLTVHETKFKVDLTEYIEKHEFVFDAVLHEGVSNDEVYSETVEPIVPLIFNRTKATCFAYGQTGSGKTYTMQPLPLKASEDILRLVHHTHRNQGFQLFVSFFEIYGGKLYDLLNERKKLFMREDGKQQVCIVGLQEYKVSNVETIKELIERGNASRSTGTTGANEESSRSHAILQLCIKRSVDSSETKPARLVGKLSFIDLAGSERGADTTDNDKQTRIEGAEINKSLLALKECIRALDNDQGHIPFRGSKLTEVLRDSFVGDSRTVMISCISPSSGSCEHTLNTLRYADRVKSLSKGSSTRRDPLYSSSNVRESTASLFSSSLPTEPSFENNKTNLPNDKNRFGWSKQNEREGTPPLNVECVPSNRADIALPHHKRQPSFQNDFTEDDIGYPEQLYEQEKSSWTNTKITETRQVPGFINQKKLINEANRRDIPYVETDSHSDDDLDALLKEEESLVTAHRRQVEQTIDIVREEMNLLVEADQPGSHLDDYIHKLNVILSQKAASIFQLQAQLAQFQKRLDEYNVLVAPSSN, from the exons ATGAACGCGACCGGGAGACAGATTTCAAGATCTAATCCCTCGGTGCACCACAAGCGTCAGCATTCCGATAATGCTATTGACGCCTTTTACTCTTATGGGAGATCTAATCTTTCTCAT GATTTTGGGTCGAGGGCAAGCAGGGGAATGCAGAGGAGTTTCAATGATCTTGGCTCTGCTGATGCTTTGACGCCACAGGCTCGGTCCCGGTCGTCGAGCATGAGGAAGAATGCGGATGAGATGTTGCTTCCCACCCATTACAGCCCTGGTCTCCTCGATCTTCATGCTTTTGATACTGAATTGTTACCTGAG GCAGCTTACAATGACTCGGAGCCACTTTTTGCTGCCAGCAAGTTACCTAATAGGCCTGGAGGTGCATCTGACAATAATCTTCTCAAAAGCATCTCAGTTGACAAGGAAAGAACCAATAATGTTGCTAAGATCAAAGTTGTG GTTCGTAAGAGACCATtgaataaaaaggaaatgacaaagaaagaagaagatataaTCACGATAGAGCGAATGCCGAATTCCCTGACAGTtcatgaaacaaaatttaag GTAGACTTGACAGAGTATATTGAGAAAcatgaatttgtttttgatGCGGTACTGCATGAAGGCGTTTCAAATGATGAA GTATATTCCGAAACTGTGGAACCGATAGTTCCCCTTATTTTTAACCGAACAAAAGCAACTTGCTTTGCTTATGGGCAAACAG GTAGTGGAAAAACATATACTATGCAACCACTGCCTTTAAAGGCGTCTGAAGACATTTTAAGATTAGTGCACCACACACACCGGAATCAGGGCTTCCAATTATTTGTCAGCTTCTTTGAGATATATGGAGGGAAACTTTATGATCTCCTCAACGAAAGGAA AAAGCTTTTCATGAGGGAAGATGGAAAGCAACAAGTATGCATTGTGGGGTTGCAAGAATACAAAGTTTCTAATGTTGAGACGATCAAGGAATTGATCGAGCGGGGAAATGCCTCAAGAAGCACTGGTACAACCGGTGCAAATGAAGAATCCTCCAGATCACATGCTATACTTCAGCTTTGCATTAAGAGATCAGTAGATAGTTCGGAAACAAAGCCTGCTCGACTTGTAGGAAAGCTGTCTTTTATCGACCTTGCAGGAAGTGAACGTGGTGCAGATACTACAGATAATGATAAACAGACAAG AATCGAAGGTGCTGAAATTAACAAAAGTTTGCTTGCTCTCAAGGAATGCATTAGAGCTCTTGACAACGATCAGGGTCACATTCCTTTCAGAGGCAGCAAATTAACTGAAGTTCTTAGAGATTCATTTGTTGGTGACTCACGCACTGTTATGATATCATGTATATCACCGAGCTCGGGGTCATGTGAACATACTCTCAACACACTAAGATATGCTGACAG AGTAAAGAGTCTATCTAAAGGGAGCAGCACAAGGCGGGATCCTCTATATTCATCTTCAAATGTTCGAGAATCGACGGCCTCTCTGTTCTCGTCCTCATTACCCACCGAGCCATCCTTTGAGAATAACAAAACTAATTTACCAAATGACAAGAACAGATTTGGTTGGTCCAAACAGAATGAAAGGGAAGGTACTCCACCGTTGAACGTTGAATGTGTTCCTAGCAACAGGGCAGACATAGCTTTGCCTCATCACAAAAGGCAGCCAAGCTTTCAAAATGACTTCACTGAAGATGATATTGGTTACCCTGAGCAACTATATGAACAGGAGAAATCATCATGGACGAACACCAAAATAACCGAAACTCGTCAAGTGCCAGGCTTTATCAACcagaagaaattaattaatgaagcAAACCGAAGGGATATACCTTATGTCGAGACTGACTCTCATTCGGATGATGACCTTGATGCCCTTTTGAAG GAAGAAGAAAGCCTTGTTACTGCTCATAGGAGACAGGTGGAGCAGACAATCGACATCGTCCGAGAG GAGATGAACTTGCTTGTTGAAGCTGACCAACCCGGAAGCCATCTAGATGACTACATCCATAAATTAAACGTCATTCTATCACAGAAGGCCGCAAGCATTTTTCAGCTGCAGGCTCAGTTGGCTCAATTTCAGAAACGTTTAGATGAGTACAATGTTTTGGTGGCACCCTCCAGCAACTGA
- the LOC111780429 gene encoding uncharacterized protein LOC111780429 isoform X2, with protein MASICLLSSKTLVLPSAAYLPISSSSSTSHSCCFGGCRFSFPNKPISASNLIIVRRRTGRHVVRMAPEEEKITRRNPLDFPIVFPATVPVCLFRLCLHFPWSGRGQSQGVGQTSFLSLAP; from the exons atggCGTCGATATGCCTGCTCAGCTCTAAAACCCTAGTCTTACCGTCGGCGGCTTATCTACCAATatcctcttcatcttctacTAGTCATAGTTGCTGTTTTGGCGGCTGCAGATTCTCTTTCCCGAACAAGCCCATTTCGGCTTCTAATTTGATTATTGTTAGAAGGAGAACGGGGAGGCATGTGGTTCGAATGGCCCCGGAGGAAGAGAAGATCACTCGTCGCAATCCACTCGATTTCCCAATT GTTTTTCCTGCAACTGTACCTGTCTGCTTGTTTCGGCTATGTCTGCATTTTCCATG GAGTGGGAGAGGCCAAAGCCAGGGCGTAGGCCAGACATCTTTCCTCAGTTTAGCCCCATGA
- the LOC111780429 gene encoding uncharacterized protein LOC111780429 isoform X1 produces MASICLLSSKTLVLPSAAYLPISSSSSTSHSCCFGGCRFSFPNKPISASNLIIVRRRTGRHVVRMAPEEEKITRRNPLDFPIEWERPKPGRRPDIFPQFSPMKTPLPPPLPCDPPEEDEEEEEKKEEEEENPDKENPDEPEKQ; encoded by the exons atggCGTCGATATGCCTGCTCAGCTCTAAAACCCTAGTCTTACCGTCGGCGGCTTATCTACCAATatcctcttcatcttctacTAGTCATAGTTGCTGTTTTGGCGGCTGCAGATTCTCTTTCCCGAACAAGCCCATTTCGGCTTCTAATTTGATTATTGTTAGAAGGAGAACGGGGAGGCATGTGGTTCGAATGGCCCCGGAGGAAGAGAAGATCACTCGTCGCAATCCACTCGATTTCCCAATT GAGTGGGAGAGGCCAAAGCCAGGGCGTAGGCCAGACATCTTTCCTCAGTTTAGCCCCATGAAAACACCATTGCCACCACCATTGCCGTGTGATCCCCCTGAGGAGgatgaggaggaggaagagaaaaaagaggaagaagaggaaaatcCTGACAAGGAAAATCCAGATGAGCCCGAGAAGCAGTAG
- the LOC111780056 gene encoding uncharacterized protein LOC111780056: MLDGILGRGFTSKCKSQIKLTKSRIDVIRRKKKATLKFLKKDIADLLANGLDINAYGRAEGLLVELTISSCYDFVEQSCDTVLKHLPIMQKQRECPEECCEAIASLMFAAARFSDLPELRELRQIFQERFGTSVEHLENRKFVENLASKPSTLEKKVQLLQDIALEFSIKWDSVGFEKRMSTPPAYAQGLPKDFGAHNAAIEKSPSHAKAIDPRVKDGGVSYREKFEEANARHRFLNPSDSTIVGGKELKFQPKQEFPRHRHENRVYDEEETILKSDGRINLYGEKKGHEARIGRMGSSSSSEVQKDADNELVVQNGRERRVPDYLKSSPYNNPGLAPTSKHEAGNGMMSSAFGPRRMGSSSSSEVLGDVDDGRVVHNSRERTVPNYLKSPPYSNPGLAPSNIKEPSSGNTHTGHGYAVHQGKAEEDKHQNTKPSFNSILPPPYVKANSRRKDNKDRSHDNNCVKSEMTTGVELEPRHSDHERQVISPLRASSHGGEMDHFFGGRIPPDALPKPRSVRRRHHKPRSSHSVDDNAEDIRTVRKKSRSSSRRRDDKRGLQLLIDEQENERDEEERIIDKLLIHYSKKPSTFEPGKIRRKPKNHLSLGNGTDSAKSPLNLRSRDEADKQADTVHPPARSASLPPEHHLGPSETTKVYTRAISFQPDRSSAAKHVHPKLPDYDDLAARFAALRGR, translated from the exons ATGTTGGATGGGATTCTCGGCCGAGGCTTTACATCCAAGTG CAAATCCCAGATTAAATTGACCAAAAGTCGGATCGATGTGATtcggaggaagaagaaagcaacTCTGAAATTTCTGAAGAAAGATATTGCTGATCTACTCGCAAATGGGCTGGATATTAATGCTTATGGAAGg GCTGAGGGGCTTCTAGTTGAATTAACAATTTCGTCCTGTTATGATTTCGTGGAGCAATCATGTGATACTGTGTTGAAGCATCTTCCAATCATGCAAAAGCAGAG GGAATGTCCAGAGGAATGTTGTGAGGCTATTGCATCTCTAATGTTTGCTGCTGCTAGATTTTCGGATTTGCCAGAATTGCGCGAGCTCAGGCAAATCTTTCAGGAGAGGTTTGGTACTTCTGTGGAACATTTGGAGAACCGGAAG TTTGTTGAGAATTTAGCTTCCAAGCCTTCCACATTGGAGAAGAAAGTTCAGTTATTGCAAGACATAGCTTtggaattttcaattaaatggGATTCTGTGGGCTTTGAGAAGAGAATGTCCACTCCCCCAGCCTATGCTCAG GGCTTACCTAAAGATTTTGGGGCTCACAATGCTGCAATAGAAAAAAGTCCTTCCCATGCTAAGGCAATTGATCCAAGAGTGAAGGATGGTGGTGTGTCATACAGAGAAAAATTTGAGGAAGCAAATGCCAGGCACAGATTCCTCAATCCTAGTGATAGTACCATTGTaggaggaaaagaactcaagtttCAGCCGAAACAAGAATTTCCCCGACACAGACATGAGAATAGAGTATACGACGAAGAAGAGACGATCTTGAAATCCGATGGTCGTATAAATCTTtatggagagaaaaaaggTCATGAAGCTAGAATTGGTAGAATGGGCAGTTCTTCTTCGAGTGAAGTACAGAAAGATGCAGATAATGAACTAGTTGTGCAGAATGGCAGAGAACGGAGAGTTCCAGATTACTTGAAGTCTTCACCTTACAACAATCCAGGTCTTGCTCCAACTAGTAAGCATGAAGCTGGAAATGGGATGATGAGCTCTGCCTTCGGACCTCGTAGAATGGGCAGTTCTTCTTCCAGTGAAGTATTGGGCGATGTAGATGATGGAAGAGTTGTGCATAATAGCCGAGAGAGGACAGTTCCAAATTACTTGAAATCTCCACCTTACAGTAATCCAGGTCTTGCTCCTAGTAACATTAAAGAGCCATCATCTGGCAATACTCATACTGGGCATGGATATGCAGTTCATCAAGGGAAGGCTGAGGAGGATAAACATCAAAATACAAAGCCCAGCTTCAACAGTATCCTCCCTCCTCCATATGTAAAGGCCAACTCTAGAAGAAAGGATAACAAGGATAGGAGCCATGACAACAATTGTGTCAAGTCAGAAATGACCACCGGTGTCGAATTAGAACCCCGCCATTCTGACCATGAGAGGCAGGTTATTAGTCCTTTGAGAGCAAGTAGTCATGGTGGTGAAATGGATCATTTCTTTGGTGGTCGGATACCTCCCGACGCTCTGCCGAAACCAAGATCAGTTCGGAGAAGGCACCACAAGCCACGTTCAAGTCATTCAGTTGATGACAATGCTGAGGACATTCGAACGGTGAGAAAGAAGTCAAGAAGTAGTAGTAGGAGAAGGGATGATAAACGAGGCTTGCAGCTGTTAATAGACGAACAGGAGAATGAaagggatgaagaagaaaggataaTAGACAAGCTTTTGATACATTATAGTAAGAAACCATCAACCTTTGAACCGGGAAAGATAAGAAGGAAACCCAAAAATCATCTTTCTCTTGGAAATGGTACTGATTCTGCCAAGTCCCCTTTGAATCTAAGAAGCAGAGATGAAGCTGATAAGCAGGCAGACACAGTTCATCCACCAGCTCGATCAGCTTCCCTACCTCCTGAACATCATCTGGGTCCATCAGAAACAACCAAAGTATATACTCGAGCTATTTCCTTTCAACCAGACCGATCAAGTGCAGCTAAACATGTTCATCCTAAATTACCTGACTACGATGATTTGGCTGCCCGATTTgcagccttgagaggaaggtAA
- the LOC111780057 gene encoding uncharacterized protein LOC111780057: MQGTSKVILGATLILVVSLAIVLSLILVLLAELYCSLLLRRRSLRVAPPTTTSNSPADSLVTARNVSQSLPSAPCRDNNRSVISLSSLYAHGVLSAPRNFLFPPCVVKDNYVDVAEAKSQSSKLHRVIDIIDTHESSLSPRRIGLISTPSSPDLPILKACAESKLSPAIACNDSSSSDSDHLIYISNPIYANDAEDTPFETPNSSPSRLERCSSSEEDEIAACPSTTIHSLPNTPPLTPMKKLPAEACSVTLRNARSVGNSGSDSNTNNALSSSSSASPCTSPSW; the protein is encoded by the coding sequence atgcAGGGAACGTCCAAGGTGATATTAGGAGCTACACTGATATTGGTCGTGAGCCTTGCCATTGTATTGAGCCTCATTCTTGTGTTGCTTGCTGAACTCTACTGCTCTCTGTTACTCCGCCGCCGTAGCCTTCGAGTTGCACCgcccaccaccacctccaaCTCCCCTGCTGACTCCCTCGTAACAGCCAGGAACGTCTCCCAGTCTTTGCCTTCAGCCCCTTGCAGGGACAACAACCGGTCTGTCATTTCTCTCAGTAGCTTGTATGCTCATGGTGTTCTTAGTGCTCCAAGAAACTTTCTTTTCCCCCCTTGTGTTGTTAAAGACAACTATGTAGATGTAGCTGAAGCAAAGAGCCAAAGCTCTAAACTTCATCGGGTTATCGACATTATTGACACCCATGAATCATCTCTAAGCCCTCGTCGAATCGGGCTCATTTCGACCCCATCCTCACCTGATCTTCCCATTTTGAAAGCTTGTGCTGAGAGTAAACTAAGCCCTGCCATTGCCTGTAATGACAGTTCTTCCAGTGACAGTGACCATTTAATATACATTTCAAACCCCATTTATGCCAATGATGCAGAAGACACCCCATTTGAAACACCAAATTCCTCTCCCTCAAGATTGGAAAGATGTAGTTCTTCTGAGGAAGACGAGATTGCAGCATGTCCTTCGACAACCATCCATTCTCTCCCCAATACGCCTCCTTTAACGCCGATGAAGAAGCTCCCAGCTGAGGCTTGTTCGGTTACATTGAGAAACGCCAGGTCTGTGGGGAATTCTGGGAGTGATTCTAACACTAACAATGCTCTGTCATCGTCCTCCTCTGCTTCTCCCTGTACCTCGCCATCATGGTGA
- the LOC111779657 gene encoding uncharacterized protein LOC111779657: MSCSKDGSIPVPYSPIPANATAPQNVVVLSLYRPPLYRHRRLLRLCALYSVAFLLLSAVVFLLFPSDPSLQLVRLKLNGVNVRLLPAVVLDLSFSASVRVRNKNFFSLDYNYLGVSVGYRGRRLGFVSSDGGRVSARGSSYVNATLDLNGLQIIHDVFFLLEDLRKGIIPFDTETEVEGSMGLFFIKFPIKATVSCEVLVDTNSQTIEHQDCYPE; this comes from the exons ATGAGCTGCTCTAAGGACGGTTCGATCCCTGTTCCTTACTCTCCTATTCCCGCAAATGCTACTGCACCGCAAAACGTTGTCGTTTTATCTCTCTATCGTCCCCCTCTCTACCGGCACCGGCGGCTTCTTCGCCTCTGTGCCCTCTACTCCGTCGctttcctcctcctctccgCCGTTGTTTTTCTACTTTTCCCGTCCGATCCCTCGCTCCAACTCGTTCGATTGAAACTCAATGGGGTGAATGTCCGTTTGTTGCCTGCTGTTGTCCTTGACCTTTCTTTCTCTGCTTCTGTTAGGGTTCGGAATAAGAACTTTTTTTCTCTCGATTACAATTACCTTGGCGTTTCGGTCGGCTACCGGGGAAGACGACTTGGATTTGTGAGCTCTGATGGCGGTCGTGTCTCTGCTCGAGGCTCCTCTTACGTGAACGCCACTCTCGATTTGAATGGGTTACAGATCATTCACGATGTCTTTTTCTTGCTTGAGGATCTGAGGAAGGGTATAATTCCTTTCGATACGGAGACAGAAGTGGAAGGATCCATGGGGCTTTTCTTTATCAAATTCCCAATTAAG GCTACAGTATCATGTGAGGTACTTGTGGATACAAATAGCCAAACAATTGAGCATCAAGATTGCTACCCTGAG TGA